Within the Musa acuminata AAA Group cultivar baxijiao chromosome BXJ2-9, Cavendish_Baxijiao_AAA, whole genome shotgun sequence genome, the region TTGCTCTCCTATATATGTTTTGTGAAGGTTGCCATTGTACAGTGAAGCAAAATTAGCGTTCTACATATATCTGTGGTATGCCAGAACAAAGGTGTCGTGTTTCTCCCCAAATTTCTATTAGCtgataaatttcatcatcattttCTTGTATCCCTAGCGATTTGAATTGTTGCAGGGAACAACATATGTCTATGAAAATTTCTTTCGACCATATATTGCAAAGTATGAAACCGAGATTGATCGTAATTTGCTTGAGTTGAGAAAAAGGGTTGGGGATGTGATGGTACGGTTTTGGCAGAAGGCAGCTAGCTATGGCCAGACAAGGTTCTTTGAATTTTTACAGTATGTTGCTTCACAGTCACAGGCACCAAGAGAACAGGGTGTTCAGGTATTGTTTGTTCAATATGATCTTTATTGGTTATCATAATTTCTTTCTGAAACATTTTTGGTTTATGAGTAGTTTTGACACTGTATTTTCTGAGCCTTTTTTTTAGTGACTACCATTTGGTGTAATCAGGACTTGGACTTATCCCATTGCCTTTGATTTTAGTGATAGCACTGTAAGTTTCTAATAAATACCCATATGTGAAGCTTAACCCTATGCTTCCCATGGATCTGAAAGTTGTATTACTCTGGCcatcaaaattttgcttcacaTTTTGGTTGATGGTTTAGGCTTGCAATTGTTACTGGTTGTGTCAGATTTACAATATGTTGATCATTTGCTTGCCATTTCTGTTGATATATCTTATTCCTAGCCTATTGAACTTGTGATCATAAGTTGGTTGCATAAGCATGAAAAGATTGTCTATAGTGAGAAAGGTTGGTATGCCTTAAAATGCCACAAATGCCAAGGTTACCTGCTTCTCTCTTCTGTGTTTAAGTTTTAACTTGACTTCCTTTCATGTTTCCTTTGCTTGCATCAGATGGTGTCAAAATCAAATGGTGTTCATATTTCATAATTGCTTGAATCAAGCACCGAAATCTGGAATAACATTAAGAACAGTCTGATATCCCTACTTGATGAGCTAACGGAGCAGTTGCATTCAGTTTAACCTCATTTTTGGACACTGTCAAATGGTTTGCTTCATTGAGTCATCTGATCACTGATGAATAAGAATTGGTATTTATCATCAAATCATTGTCTTCAGGAGTTTTTAGAATGTATTTTCTAATTCAGGAGTCCAGATTGGCAGGATTACATGGCTCCTGACTGAAATATTGGTGGTTTTAGAGTGTAGCTTTTCTGAAACTGAGTTCCTAACCTTTTTGTCATAACCTTTGGATTCCAGAAGTCTGTGTAACAACAACCTAATTGACTTCAGCGTAGGTCATTGCACTTTAATGATCTCTAGAAGGTTTGCTCCTCTTAACTGGAATGACTGTCTTGTATGATCTTTAAAGTTTTTTTCCTAGAAAAAAAACAAGTTCCTATATTCCTTTTAATGTTATGTTGCATATGGCAATGCCAGCAAATACAACAGCAATTGCAAGCACCCTCTGCATCATCAGTTGCTCAACAAAAACAGTTGGACCTCTCTCAACAAACATCAACAGTGCTGTCGAGGCCTACATCATCCGGTGGTGTTCATCCAGCGGTCTCTCCTGCCCAGCCACAAGCACCAGTGCCCAATCTTGCAAGTAAGGAGCAAATGCAGGTCAAAATAATCGGTTCTCCGGCCAATGAAGACTCAGATAGGACATCTCAAGGGACTGTAATTGAAGATGTGATACGGATGGCACGCACAAAGTTGAGAAACCGAACTGCTGTCAGCTCCTCTAGCCGTTGGGAGAATAGTGAAGAAAAAAGcattgcttgatgatttgtttgattgcTAATGTAGTTTCGAATTCCCCTATATGTAAATAGAGTTCACTTTAATCTgtaaaatacatacatacatcaaCGGATATGATAATCGAGATAGAGCAGTTAGAACTCGTTGATTGTGATGCCAACACCAAAAGAGTTCTCCGTGGTCTTATTGAATTGTGATGATTATGATGCCATAAAGTAGGTTTTTCGGTTGTACAGACGAGTGGTCAAGGTGTACTAGGTGATCATTGAGGTTGTATTTGTCTTTAGAATCTCGTATGTGTGACTGTTAAACTTAGCTCGTTTGTGAGTTTTTTTTAtgcttaataaaatataaatattttattttgcttGTTATTGTGCTAGTAATACTcctattttcaataaaatataaatatgctagtaatattttatacatgattttattatTGTGGTGTACATATCTATtctttcataatttaaaaataacatacttGACCCTACAAAattaatatatcataaatattcATTAATATTCATCGTATATGTCACTCTTGTTAGAATTGACAAAGAAAAACTCTCTTTGATCATTAGTACTAGctaatttgattttaaaatataaaaaaatattgttttcttttttccttcaccCGGCTTTCTCTTTTGTATTCTATTTACCATcatataatattttcaaaattaaaaatattttcatatcatataatatttgtaattttgaaaaataaatatatatttaataattacaTCAAGTATTTGGAGAAAATAGAGGAGTTGAAGATAACATGTGTTGTTTTTGGGTGTTTTAAGATATATTATGCTATAATTGTATATGTACAACTTTTCTAATTTTACATGAATATACTGAAATCTACGTTTTTGGGGTAAATATGAAATCGCTAATTCTATTATAAAATAACAAAATCAATATTATAAAAatagttttattaataaaaataaattttgtaacaTTCCCCTAAAATGGTGAATCCCATCCTTTCTTTTCCTATCATTGCGTTCATCTCCtctcacctatatatatatacacaaacataACCCCTCTCGCTCTCTCCCTCAGAGGATACATCAACGATGGCAGCAAGCAACGAGATCGCCCTCGAGTTGGCCCCCATCATCCGCGTCTACAAGGACGGCCGAATTGAGCGCTTAAACGCCGACGTGCACCTCCCTCCCTCCGTCGACACCGCCACCGGCGTCGCCTCCAAGGACGTCCCCATCGCCGCCGGCGTCACCGCCCGGCTCTACCTCCCAGCTGTCGCCGCGCCATCGAAGCTCCCCGTCTTCGTGTACTACCACGGCGGATGCTTCTGCATCGGCTCCGCCTTCTCCTCCATCTACCACGACTTCCTCAACACCATCGTGTCCACGGCCAGCGTCATCGCCGTGTCCGTGGACTACCGGCTGGCACCGGAGCACCTCATCCCGGCGGCCTACGAGGACGCCTGGTGCGCGCTCCGGTGGGTGGCGTCCCACGCGGAGGGCGGCCCTGAGCCGTGGCTGGCCAAGGATCGGACGGACTTCACGCGTCTCTTTCTGGCCGGGGACAGCGCCGGGGCGAACATCGCGCACAATGTGGCGATGCGCGTGGCCGCGGAGGGGCTCGGCGTTGGCGGTGCGAGGGTGGAAAGCGCGGTGCTGCTGCACCCCTACTTCTGGGGGACGGCCCGGCTGCCGTCCGAGGTGGGGCGCGTCGACCACCCTTTTATCCCGCCGCACACCGTGGACAGGATGTGGCAGCTGATAACCGGCGGGGCAGACAACGACGACCCGAGGTTAAACCCGTTGGCGGAGGGGGCGCCGAGCCTGGCGGGGCTGGGTTGCAGGCGGGTGATGGTGGCGGTGGCGGAGAAGGACACGCTGAGGGACAGGGGGAGGGCGTACTTCGAGGCTCTGAGGAAGAGCGGGTGGGGAGGGGAAGCGCAGCTGTGGGAGACGCAGGGAGAAGAccacgtcttcttcctcttcaagcCAGGGTGCAATGAGGTGTCTCTCTTGGTGAAGAGATTGGTTAGCTTCCTGAAGGATTAACCATCCGTGGGTGAATCATAGATTTgtggagagaaatagagagagggagaggaataAATGTGTCATAATAAGGGATAATAATGTCATCAATCTTGTATGAACCATTACTTCATGTTTATTATCTTAAGGAAATTGGAAATCATTTCAACTTCTTTTTCGAAGAGTCATACATATGAATGCCATATACCAACTTTTTTTGTGTGTTACGAAGCTTTTTTTATTGGAAATTCACACAATATACAATAGTCAAAGAGAAATAATTCACGACAAAAAATTATAActgatatatacaaatataataaACATAATGACGCCATTTTCAATACATTATTATTTTTAGCAA harbors:
- the LOC103998834 gene encoding putative HVA22-like protein g isoform X1, whose translation is MIGSLLSRALLMVFGYVYPAYECYKTVELNKPEIEQLRFWCQYWILVASLTVLERVGDTFISWLPLYSEAKLAFYIYLWYARTKGTTYVYENFFRPYIAKYETEIDRNLLELRKRVGDVMVRFWQKAASYGQTRFFEFLQYVASQSQAPREQGVQQIQQQLQAPSASSVAQQKQLDLSQQTSTVLSRPTSSGGVHPAVSPAQPQAPVPNLASKEQMQVKIIGSPANEDSDRTSQGTVIEDVIRMARTKLRNRTAVSSSSRWENSEEKSIA
- the LOC103998834 gene encoding putative HVA22-like protein g isoform X2 produces the protein MVFGYVYPAYECYKTVELNKPEIEQLRFWCQYWILVASLTVLERVGDTFISWLPLYSEAKLAFYIYLWYARTKGTTYVYENFFRPYIAKYETEIDRNLLELRKRVGDVMVRFWQKAASYGQTRFFEFLQYVASQSQAPREQGVQQIQQQLQAPSASSVAQQKQLDLSQQTSTVLSRPTSSGGVHPAVSPAQPQAPVPNLASKEQMQVKIIGSPANEDSDRTSQGTVIEDVIRMARTKLRNRTAVSSSSRWENSEEKSIA
- the LOC135623245 gene encoding 2-hydroxyisoflavanone dehydratase-like, whose amino-acid sequence is MAASNEIALELAPIIRVYKDGRIERLNADVHLPPSVDTATGVASKDVPIAAGVTARLYLPAVAAPSKLPVFVYYHGGCFCIGSAFSSIYHDFLNTIVSTASVIAVSVDYRLAPEHLIPAAYEDAWCALRWVASHAEGGPEPWLAKDRTDFTRLFLAGDSAGANIAHNVAMRVAAEGLGVGGARVESAVLLHPYFWGTARLPSEVGRVDHPFIPPHTVDRMWQLITGGADNDDPRLNPLAEGAPSLAGLGCRRVMVAVAEKDTLRDRGRAYFEALRKSGWGGEAQLWETQGEDHVFFLFKPGCNEVSLLVKRLVSFLKD